In candidate division WOR-3 bacterium, the following are encoded in one genomic region:
- a CDS encoding Na+/H+ antiporter subunit E → MARRFAYFIAGWIIWLLLGWTLNYQEVIAGAAVALIAAGMFGGYLPLQPRKLLNPVRWFWLLIYIPVFGWQCLKANIDVALRVLSPGLNLKPGIVKIKTNLKSDIAKVFLANSITMTPGTLTVEIKDDTLYIHWIEIRSDNPEEMAKMIKGPFEFFLKKIFD, encoded by the coding sequence GTGGCAAGACGATTTGCCTATTTCATTGCCGGTTGGATCATCTGGCTGCTTCTGGGCTGGACACTGAATTATCAGGAGGTTATTGCCGGTGCTGCGGTGGCACTCATTGCCGCCGGAATGTTTGGGGGCTACCTGCCGCTCCAACCCCGTAAATTGCTTAATCCGGTGCGCTGGTTCTGGCTGCTGATTTATATACCCGTATTCGGCTGGCAGTGTCTGAAGGCAAATATTGATGTGGCACTGCGGGTGCTTTCGCCAGGTCTGAATCTGAAGCCGGGGATTGTTAAAATTAAAACGAATTTGAAGAGTGATATTGCCAAAGTTTTTCTTGCTAATTCGATTACGATGACTCCAGGGACGCTGACGGTCGAGATCAAGGATGATACGCTCTATATTCACTGGATTGAGATCAGAAGTGATAATCCGGAGGAGATGGCGAAGATGATCAAGGGTCCGTTTGAATTTTTCCTGAAGAAGATCTTTGACTGA
- a CDS encoding monovalent cation/H+ antiporter complex subunit F, which yields MVPIIILVPAALFCLYRALVGPSIADRAIAVDMMGVVFSAITALVALQYTLSYLLDISIALAIISFIGALALAKFLEKRSLDD from the coding sequence ATGGTGCCAATTATCATTTTAGTGCCGGCGGCGCTGTTCTGCCTGTACCGGGCGCTGGTCGGACCTTCAATTGCTGACCGGGCGATTGCGGTGGATATGATGGGGGTGGTATTTTCGGCGATTACGGCACTGGTGGCTTTACAGTACACACTGAGTTATCTGCTGGATATCTCCATTGCGCTGGCGATCATCTCCTTCATCGGTGCTCTGGCACTGGCAAAGTTTCTGGAAAAAAGGAGTCTCGATGATTAG
- the mnhG gene encoding monovalent cation/H(+) antiporter subunit G yields MISVLALIFLWLGVVFVLLGALGLARFPDLYNRMQAATKCVTLGVCGIMIGIFLRSGFNPLGIKALLAAVFILFTVPVSSHALVRGSLIAGVKLWKGTVRDEFTADRGGPSIIDNSMTDQEGK; encoded by the coding sequence ATGATTAGCGTACTGGCGCTGATCTTTCTCTGGCTCGGGGTGGTGTTTGTGCTCCTGGGTGCACTGGGACTGGCGCGATTTCCCGATCTTTACAACCGGATGCAGGCGGCAACCAAGTGTGTTACTCTGGGGGTCTGCGGGATCATGATTGGAATATTTCTGCGGTCGGGATTCAATCCGCTCGGGATCAAGGCACTGCTGGCAGCAGTGTTTATTCTCTTTACCGTGCCGGTCTCCAGCCATGCGCTCGTCCGCGGGTCACTGATTGCCGGGGTCAAGCTCTGGAAAGGTACGGTCCGGGATGAGTTCACTGCCGATCGGGGCGGACCTTCAATCATTGACAATTCGATGACGGATCAGGAGGGGAAATGA
- a CDS encoding 4Fe-4S dicluster domain-containing protein: protein MRVPLPKVRELIEALRAVFTGPFTTKFPKAVDSVHPNFRGILKFREDRCICCGACSQVCPTDARELILDREKRVMRNIHHADRCIYCAQCVKGCPTEAIYHTPEFDLSRTERGGWDTMVEKELIYCEACGEPFATREQLLHIGRKVGDLINANPTLLLVHYQQLGLAVLESAPAGALPYRSGTMRILCPDCRRRVYMTEQWGY from the coding sequence ATGAGAGTTCCGTTACCCAAGGTCCGAGAGCTGATTGAGGCGTTGCGGGCGGTATTTACCGGGCCATTTACAACTAAATTCCCCAAGGCGGTGGATTCTGTCCATCCCAACTTCCGAGGGATACTGAAGTTTCGCGAAGACCGCTGCATCTGCTGTGGTGCTTGCTCACAGGTGTGTCCGACTGATGCCCGGGAGCTGATTCTGGACCGGGAGAAGAGGGTCATGCGCAACATCCATCATGCAGACCGGTGCATCTACTGTGCTCAGTGTGTCAAAGGCTGTCCAACCGAGGCAATCTACCATACTCCGGAATTTGATCTCTCCCGGACAGAACGGGGCGGCTGGGATACGATGGTGGAAAAGGAACTTATCTACTGTGAAGCCTGTGGGGAACCGTTTGCTACCCGGGAACAGTTGCTCCACATTGGGAGAAAAGTTGGAGATCTGATTAATGCCAATCCTACTCTTCTGCTGGTTCACTACCAGCAACTGGGCTTGGCGGTTCTGGAGTCGGCACCCGCGGGTGCTCTGCCCTACCGTTCGGGAACGATGCGGATTCTCTGCCCGGACTGCCGGCGTCGGGTCTACATGACCGAGCAGTGGGGCTACTGA
- a CDS encoding sigma-54 dependent transcriptional regulator, with amino-acid sequence MIPQILLVDDNEEYLNSLAAVLGSQYLILKAHTFDTGTLLLKEKPDIALIDIRLDDTKPSNKDGIELLKYTKTYYPDIPVIIMTAYGDIQTAVEAIKLGADDFIQKDKITVWEFKNIIKRTLEKKRLEKKVKILEDELHQLEPAELIGNTPAIKEIKKIIQMISNNGEISVLITGETGVGKELVARTIHKTNPRRNGPFVALAISALTKNIVESELFGHEKGAFTGADRRKIGYLEKADTGILFLDEIGDLDPEVQVKLLRFLDTKQFCRVGGTDEIKLDVQIIAATNIDLKNAIKAGKFRPDLYYRLKTVEIYVPPLRERKDDIPLLAKYFLRQHYQKGKSRCEDIHPSAIDYLQNYHWPGNIRELKSCIERAAIYADYNQRSVINIDDLPMEIRNKNETTGYSLKVEILEQGIDISEELAKMELAYIEAALKKCGGIKSEAWKLLGYNDRFALRRRIRIIQQKFPHLLKLYSLNIRKSHLT; translated from the coding sequence GTGATTCCGCAAATATTACTCGTTGACGATAATGAAGAGTATTTAAATTCACTTGCAGCTGTATTAGGAAGCCAATATCTCATTCTAAAAGCCCATACATTTGACACAGGAACATTACTACTGAAAGAAAAGCCTGATATTGCACTAATTGACATTCGTTTAGATGATACGAAACCATCTAACAAAGATGGTATCGAACTCTTAAAATACACCAAAACCTATTATCCAGACATACCTGTGATCATCATGACCGCATACGGCGATATCCAAACTGCCGTTGAGGCAATAAAACTGGGAGCCGACGATTTTATACAAAAAGACAAAATTACTGTCTGGGAATTCAAAAATATAATCAAAAGAACGCTTGAGAAGAAAAGGCTGGAGAAAAAAGTAAAAATACTAGAAGATGAATTACACCAGTTAGAACCGGCCGAGCTGATTGGCAACACCCCAGCAATTAAAGAAATCAAGAAAATTATTCAGATGATCTCCAACAACGGGGAAATCTCGGTCTTAATTACCGGCGAAACCGGCGTAGGGAAAGAACTCGTCGCACGCACAATTCACAAAACAAATCCAAGACGGAATGGACCTTTCGTAGCACTTGCGATATCAGCTCTTACGAAAAACATAGTTGAAAGCGAGTTGTTCGGCCATGAAAAAGGTGCTTTCACCGGTGCAGATCGCCGAAAAATCGGTTATTTAGAAAAAGCTGACACTGGTATTTTGTTCCTTGATGAAATTGGGGATTTGGACCCGGAAGTGCAGGTAAAGTTACTTCGGTTTCTAGATACAAAACAATTCTGTCGTGTCGGCGGAACGGATGAAATTAAATTAGATGTTCAAATTATAGCCGCGACAAATATCGACCTAAAGAATGCAATAAAAGCAGGTAAATTTAGACCAGACTTATATTACCGTCTAAAAACAGTAGAAATTTATGTTCCACCTCTGCGAGAGCGTAAAGATGACATACCGCTTCTGGCAAAATATTTCCTCAGACAGCATTACCAGAAGGGGAAAAGCAGGTGTGAAGATATCCACCCGAGCGCCATCGACTATCTCCAAAACTATCACTGGCCAGGAAACATTAGAGAGCTAAAATCTTGCATTGAGCGGGCGGCAATCTATGCCGATTACAATCAACGCAGCGTCATCAACATCGATGATTTACCCATGGAAATAAGGAACAAGAACGAAACCACTGGCTATTCTTTAAAGGTAGAAATCTTGGAACAGGGCATCGATATTTCTGAAGAACTGGCAAAGATGGAACTTGCTTACATCGAAGCAGCACTTAAAAAATGTGGAGGTATAAAGTCCGAAGCTTGGAAATTACTCGGTTATAACGACCGGTTTGCTCTAAGAAGAAGAATTCGTATTATCCAGCAAAAGTTCCCGCACCTTTTAAAACTATATTCTTTAAATATCCGAAAATCACACCTCACTTAA
- a CDS encoding ABC transporter substrate-binding protein yields the protein MHNGIKIGILMTAVLTVLGQIDCKKEPQAIKIGVILPLTGSAAEIAQQHKIGLDLAVEEINSRGGINGKKLQLIYENDQNEPKLTVSAFNKLVTVDRVPLIITVMSSPSMAIYNQAEQKGVVLFANCGHPEITSLSDWVFRNFPTSKHEALKMAEFAFNKMGIRKIAIFYINDAFGEAAMKMFSQHFHRLGGQILKAEAFEKDGTDFRASIRRLIAAKPEAIYIYGYGKANGIALKQTKELQYKGYILGSYNFSVEPTISLAKEALEGTYYTTPAFDASSVTDTLTLAIVKKFETRFGALPNWNSVIEFDALFNLLTPIFSKYGTVPQKIKTGLENFSDFQGVAGFYKYDPVGEWVIDLVVKKVEGTTGVQVYP from the coding sequence TTGCACAATGGAATAAAAATTGGCATACTTATGACCGCAGTTTTGACGGTACTAGGTCAAATAGATTGCAAGAAAGAACCCCAAGCAATAAAGATCGGCGTAATTTTACCTCTTACTGGGAGTGCCGCTGAAATTGCACAGCAGCACAAAATTGGCCTTGACTTGGCGGTGGAAGAAATAAATTCACGAGGCGGAATCAACGGTAAGAAACTCCAGCTTATTTACGAAAATGATCAGAATGAACCGAAATTAACTGTAAGTGCATTCAACAAACTCGTAACGGTTGATCGTGTGCCCTTGATCATTACAGTAATGAGCTCTCCAAGTATGGCGATTTATAATCAAGCGGAGCAGAAAGGGGTAGTTCTGTTCGCCAACTGCGGCCATCCTGAAATTACCTCTCTTAGTGACTGGGTTTTCAGAAATTTTCCTACCAGTAAACATGAGGCTTTAAAAATGGCAGAGTTTGCATTTAATAAAATGGGAATAAGAAAAATCGCCATTTTTTACATTAACGATGCCTTTGGTGAAGCAGCAATGAAAATGTTCAGTCAGCATTTTCACCGCTTGGGAGGACAAATTCTTAAAGCCGAAGCATTTGAAAAAGACGGAACTGACTTCCGGGCGTCTATTAGGAGATTAATTGCTGCCAAGCCGGAAGCGATATATATCTACGGATATGGTAAAGCTAACGGAATTGCGCTCAAGCAAACAAAGGAACTGCAGTACAAAGGCTACATACTTGGAAGCTATAACTTTTCTGTCGAACCTACCATCAGCCTTGCAAAGGAAGCATTGGAAGGTACTTACTACACTACCCCTGCATTTGACGCTTCATCCGTCACTGATACATTAACATTAGCGATAGTAAAAAAATTTGAAACCCGCTTCGGGGCGCTCCCGAATTGGAATTCCGTCATTGAATTCGATGCACTATTCAACCTCCTTACCCCAATATTCAGCAAGTACGGCACTGTTCCTCAAAAAATTAAGACCGGACTTGAGAATTTCAGCGATTTCCAAGGCGTTGCAGGTTTCTATAAGTACGACCCGGTCGGTGAGTGGGTTATAGACCTAGTGGTAAAAAAGGTGGAGGGAACAACCGGTGTCCAAGTCTATCCGTAA
- a CDS encoding branched-chain amino acid ABC transporter permease, which yields MLLQFIANGLVEGVVLGMFALGFSIIYNSSRVFNFAQGGIFTVAGYIVYLSWKILNLPIGVGIMLAIIGAIGLGMLLERLIFYPLYRQQSSPAIVILSSLGSYLVIVNLIVLILGNETRVLRSGVEETLKLGGGILTKIQVFGGCTALILSVLTIILLRHTRFGITLRALADNSSLIAVLGLGIQRLRLLSFAWGSMLGGVAGVIAAFDVGIDPHVGGSAVLIGAVATILGGIRVIEAAFFGGVIIGITKNLAAGHISARWESAVTFFILLIVLLLRPQGILGKRGRLEEI from the coding sequence ATGTTACTGCAGTTTATTGCCAATGGTTTGGTTGAGGGAGTTGTTTTAGGAATGTTTGCTTTGGGGTTTAGTATAATTTATAATTCAAGCAGAGTATTTAATTTCGCACAAGGCGGGATATTTACTGTCGCTGGGTACATAGTGTACCTCTCTTGGAAAATTTTAAATCTGCCAATAGGCGTTGGAATAATGCTGGCGATCATAGGTGCGATTGGACTAGGGATGCTGCTTGAGAGATTGATTTTCTATCCTTTATATAGGCAACAGTCTTCACCTGCCATTGTGATTCTAAGCAGTTTAGGTAGTTATTTGGTCATTGTTAACTTGATTGTTCTTATATTAGGTAATGAGACTAGGGTTCTGAGGTCTGGGGTAGAGGAAACGTTGAAATTAGGGGGGGGCATATTAACCAAAATTCAGGTTTTTGGGGGGTGCACTGCACTGATTCTAAGTGTTCTTACAATTATTTTGCTAAGACATACTAGGTTTGGTATAACGCTGAGGGCACTGGCAGATAACTCATCATTGATTGCAGTGCTTGGACTTGGTATTCAGCGGTTACGACTGCTGAGTTTCGCTTGGGGGTCGATGTTAGGGGGAGTGGCAGGTGTGATTGCAGCATTTGATGTCGGCATCGATCCGCACGTTGGCGGGTCAGCAGTGTTAATCGGCGCCGTGGCGACAATCCTCGGTGGTATCCGAGTCATTGAAGCAGCATTCTTTGGGGGGGTGATTATCGGAATTACTAAAAACTTGGCTGCTGGGCATATTTCGGCCCGTTGGGAGTCGGCAGTTACATTTTTTATACTGCTGATTGTGCTTTTGCTTCGGCCTCAAGGAATACTGGGAAAACGCGGTAGACTGGAGGAAATTTGA
- a CDS encoding branched-chain amino acid ABC transporter permease, whose product MSYLLHILIMCCIYLILAQSLNLLVGYTGLLSMAHAAFYGLGAYISALLMVRAGWNFFATIPVAMVGAMILAVIVALPSLRLRGDYFLLATLAFQSIIFYLLYNWISFTRGPYGIAGIPKPEFLGFKITNVPEYFLMSALITGLIFLIVGTLCSSPFGRVLKSIREDEFVVEALGKNTRVFKIQAFMTAGGLAAVAGSLYAAYVAYIDPTSFTFDESVFILSIIIIGGTGNLKGPVVGTLLMLFLPELLRFLRVSDPVAANVRQIIYGALLVVLMRIRPQGILGDYQFD is encoded by the coding sequence TTGAGTTACTTACTCCACATACTGATTATGTGTTGTATTTATCTTATTCTCGCGCAGTCACTTAATTTGCTTGTGGGGTATACTGGTTTGCTTTCAATGGCCCATGCAGCATTTTACGGGCTCGGTGCTTATATATCAGCACTGCTAATGGTCAGGGCGGGCTGGAACTTTTTCGCTACTATTCCTGTGGCAATGGTCGGAGCAATGATACTGGCAGTGATTGTGGCATTACCGTCACTTCGGTTGCGGGGAGATTATTTTTTACTTGCGACGTTGGCTTTTCAGAGTATCATCTTTTACCTTCTCTATAACTGGATATCATTTACGCGGGGTCCATATGGGATTGCGGGTATCCCCAAGCCAGAATTTCTCGGTTTTAAGATCACTAATGTACCGGAATATTTTCTGATGAGTGCACTGATCACGGGTTTAATTTTTCTGATAGTAGGTACACTTTGTTCGTCTCCTTTTGGTCGGGTGCTTAAATCAATCAGGGAGGATGAGTTTGTCGTTGAGGCGCTGGGTAAGAACACAAGAGTTTTTAAAATTCAGGCGTTTATGACTGCTGGTGGTCTGGCAGCGGTTGCCGGTTCGCTATATGCTGCCTATGTGGCTTATATTGATCCTACCAGCTTTACTTTTGATGAATCGGTATTCATCCTTTCGATAATAATAATTGGTGGGACCGGTAATCTGAAAGGTCCAGTAGTTGGGACGCTACTGATGCTCTTTTTGCCTGAACTTCTGAGATTTTTAAGGGTTTCTGATCCCGTAGCGGCAAATGTCCGGCAAATTATTTACGGAGCTCTCCTTGTCGTGCTGATGCGAATTCGACCTCAGGGGATTTTAGGTGACTACCAGTTCGACTAA
- a CDS encoding ATP-binding cassette domain-containing protein — MIDDVTVTFYRGKITGLIGPNGAGKTTLFNILNGFIKPDEGVIYLGDIRIDCLAPFQVAQLGVGRMFQDTRIFAQMSVLDNVLVAIKGQSGETPFNLFAKYPKIQQEEKENRQTAIRWLEFVGLSDKMQIRAENLSYGQQKLLALARLLAGNSSVLLLDEPTAGVDPGFIPVLLDFLKRLKEDGKTIILIEHNMTAVLAACDWVYFMDEGKITAFGLPEEVLSDPTVRNAYLGL, encoded by the coding sequence GTGATAGATGATGTTACCGTTACGTTTTACCGTGGCAAGATTACCGGTTTAATCGGACCCAATGGAGCGGGCAAAACTACCCTTTTTAATATTCTCAACGGTTTCATAAAACCGGATGAGGGGGTAATTTATCTAGGGGATATCAGAATTGACTGTTTAGCCCCGTTTCAGGTTGCCCAGTTGGGAGTGGGTAGGATGTTTCAGGATACGAGAATTTTTGCCCAAATGAGTGTGTTGGACAATGTGTTGGTAGCGATAAAGGGTCAGAGTGGTGAGACCCCTTTTAATTTATTTGCTAAATATCCCAAAATCCAGCAGGAAGAAAAGGAAAATCGGCAAACTGCGATTCGCTGGTTGGAATTTGTGGGGTTAAGTGATAAAATGCAAATCCGTGCCGAAAATCTTTCCTACGGGCAACAGAAACTCTTGGCGCTTGCCCGATTGCTTGCCGGGAATAGTAGCGTATTGCTACTGGATGAACCAACTGCTGGGGTGGATCCAGGGTTTATTCCTGTGCTTCTTGATTTTTTAAAAAGACTGAAGGAAGATGGTAAAACTATAATTCTAATAGAGCATAATATGACCGCAGTGCTTGCGGCGTGTGACTGGGTATATTTCATGGATGAAGGGAAAATTACAGCGTTCGGTTTGCCAGAAGAAGTGCTATCTGATCCTACAGTCAGAAATGCCTATCTGGGTTTATGA
- a CDS encoding ATP-binding cassette domain-containing protein — MSQASDLIKIDDIHAGYGRKKILFGVSMVIHEGEVAVLIGPNGSGKSTLLKVIGGLLQPWQGRVYFKGRDITQISTDARVRLGLGYFLQGGEIFRSLRVQENLEVGGMGLSRIDFNRARKEIFDLFPQLRAYQNRRAGELSGGEKQALALAMVLLRRPQLLLLDEPSAGLAPALVEAMIKKIENVRKILGTTILLVEQNVREALRIATTVFIIKKGVILSQEEPDVVLEKGKLVEVFFR, encoded by the coding sequence ATGAGTCAAGCATCTGATTTGATAAAGATCGATGATATTCATGCTGGTTATGGCAGAAAAAAAATTCTATTTGGAGTTAGTATGGTGATTCACGAGGGGGAGGTGGCGGTGCTTATCGGTCCTAACGGTTCGGGAAAATCGACACTTCTTAAGGTTATTGGTGGACTTCTTCAACCATGGCAGGGAAGGGTTTACTTCAAGGGTCGCGACATCACTCAGATTTCAACGGATGCAAGAGTCAGACTTGGTTTAGGTTATTTTCTTCAAGGAGGTGAAATTTTTAGGAGTTTGAGGGTGCAGGAAAATTTGGAGGTCGGGGGTATGGGTTTGAGTCGGATCGATTTCAATCGAGCGCGCAAAGAAATTTTTGATTTGTTCCCGCAGTTAAGAGCATATCAAAACCGGCGTGCCGGGGAACTTTCTGGAGGAGAAAAACAGGCACTCGCTTTAGCCATGGTTCTGCTGCGTCGGCCGCAACTGCTTTTACTTGACGAACCATCTGCTGGACTGGCGCCGGCGCTGGTGGAGGCAATGATTAAAAAGATTGAAAATGTTAGAAAGATTTTGGGCACGACGATTTTGTTAGTAGAGCAGAATGTCCGCGAGGCACTGAGAATCGCCACTACCGTTTTTATAATTAAAAAGGGGGTAATTCTAAGCCAAGAAGAACCTGATGTAGTGCTGGAAAAGGGAAAATTGGTTGAGGTTTTTTTTCGTTGA
- a CDS encoding response regulator, whose protein sequence is MERVLIVEDSIEYAEALKNILKFDYDVVIATNLEEAKEKANGNFGVFLVDIRLNESDPNNADGLLFLKWAKHKFCEVPVIMMSAYREFEEQKDCIAQMGAALFLKKPISIKDLKEGLRSVLRKT, encoded by the coding sequence ATGGAAAGAGTATTAATCGTCGAAGACTCCATTGAGTATGCTGAGGCATTGAAAAACATTCTTAAATTTGATTATGATGTGGTTATTGCTACCAATTTAGAAGAAGCCAAGGAGAAGGCAAACGGAAATTTCGGCGTTTTTCTAGTGGATATCCGATTAAATGAGTCAGATCCAAACAACGCTGATGGTTTGTTGTTTCTCAAATGGGCTAAACACAAGTTTTGCGAAGTTCCAGTGATAATGATGAGCGCCTACCGCGAGTTTGAGGAACAGAAAGATTGTATTGCGCAAATGGGTGCAGCATTATTTCTTAAAAAACCTATAAGCATAAAGGATTTGAAAGAAGGTCTAAGATCAGTATTACGCAAAACTTGA
- a CDS encoding vWA domain-containing protein, translating to MFWTNRAIKYLFLYLLLVPGDVAAQKTLIFVIDVSGSMRYDNLYQRVTGSLVDFIRREFKEGDNIVLCSFGNDFYINKELNEVKNLWSSNILQEIERLAFNDQWTYMTLAFARVAEIAERYRLRSPSNPIYIYLFTDGKNEPPPKVKNPLSFKQILEWYFSSYQAENTYLYVVTLGTQPQDSLTMFVESTGGEIVSVPREIKMKNLSSEIPSAQTPPPKKGEQDVARQKSRVESHSQKRDGRYWLILVIGGGILLLALVFVIVKYKFRLAEFPPDAQLLWLDDVGHTIDRFNLRQHQKVGKNKLLISGDIDIPGIAIGELELSVHRDGNVFLNVKQPDKSVKIMGEVGGEIKAGERYLLTSNIEFEYNSVKLKYEKGD from the coding sequence ATGTTTTGGACAAACCGAGCCATAAAATACTTATTTCTGTATTTACTTTTGGTTCCGGGAGATGTCGCAGCTCAGAAAACTCTAATTTTTGTAATCGATGTTTCTGGTAGTATGCGCTACGATAACCTTTACCAGCGGGTAACGGGTTCGTTAGTTGATTTTATTCGTCGCGAGTTTAAAGAGGGGGATAATATTGTTTTGTGTTCGTTCGGGAATGATTTCTATATCAACAAAGAGCTTAATGAAGTGAAGAACTTGTGGTCGAGTAATATCTTGCAAGAAATTGAGCGCTTAGCTTTTAACGATCAATGGACTTATATGACGCTTGCCTTTGCTCGAGTAGCAGAGATCGCCGAACGCTATCGACTACGCTCACCAAGCAACCCGATCTACATTTATCTTTTCACTGATGGTAAAAATGAGCCACCGCCCAAGGTTAAGAATCCACTGAGTTTTAAGCAGATTCTTGAGTGGTATTTTAGCAGCTATCAAGCCGAAAATACCTACCTTTATGTTGTTACTTTAGGGACTCAACCTCAGGATAGCCTTACAATGTTTGTGGAATCTACGGGAGGAGAGATTGTTTCAGTGCCGCGAGAAATTAAAATGAAGAACCTTTCTTCAGAGATTCCATCGGCCCAGACCCCCCCCCCCAAGAAAGGCGAACAAGATGTTGCTCGGCAGAAATCGAGGGTAGAATCCCATTCGCAAAAGAGAGATGGAAGATACTGGCTGATTTTAGTGATTGGTGGAGGGATTTTGCTGCTGGCACTGGTTTTTGTGATCGTTAAGTATAAGTTTAGATTGGCTGAATTTCCGCCAGATGCTCAGCTGTTATGGCTTGATGATGTTGGACATACGATCGATCGGTTTAATTTGAGACAGCATCAGAAAGTTGGTAAAAATAAATTGCTGATTTCAGGTGATATCGATATTCCAGGCATCGCAATCGGTGAACTGGAGTTATCAGTGCACAGAGACGGGAATGTCTTTTTGAACGTCAAACAGCCCGATAAATCAGTTAAAATAATGGGGGAAGTCGGGGGAGAAATTAAGGCTGGAGAAAGATATCTTTTAACTTCAAATATCGAATTTGAATACAACAGCGTTAAACTGAAATACGAGAAAGGAGATTAA